In Vitis riparia cultivar Riparia Gloire de Montpellier isolate 1030 chromosome 19, EGFV_Vit.rip_1.0, whole genome shotgun sequence, the following proteins share a genomic window:
- the LOC117909322 gene encoding metal tolerance protein 10-like: MQTELQSESFDYRTELLSPALPGENGSAMRVPSWRINFEEFQVAEKQKDSNFGVAKLVKTIRKQKKLADYYKKQGKLLEGFNEVDAFTELGVLPGSLTEDEMKQLANNERLAIQASNIANMVLFVAKVYASVESRSLAVIASTLDSLLDLLSGFILWFTASAMRKPNQYRYPIGKKRMQPVGIVVFASVMATLGLQILFESGREIIIKVCNFQLICISCMVLNHHFKYYAKELRFIYFFKMLKLNEND; encoded by the exons atgcAGACTGAGCTTCAGAGTGAGTCGTTTGATTACCGGACGGAGCTTCTGTCGCCAGCGCTGCCCGGAGAGAACGGGAGTGCGATGAGGGTGCCGTCGTGGCGAATCAATTTTGAGGAGTTTCAGGTTGCGGAGAAACAGAAGGATTCCAATTTTGGTGTGGCGAAGCTTGTGAAGACGATAA GAAAGCAGAAGAAGCTCGCAGACTATTACAAGAAGCAGGGGAAGCTACTGGAAGGGTTCAATGAAGTGGACGCCTTCACTGAATTGGGCGTCTTGCCTGGGAGTTTAACCGAG gATGAAATGAAGCAGCTTGCAAACAATGAGAGGCTGGCAATTCAGGCATCCAACATAGCAAACATGGTTCTTTTCGTAGCAAAAGTGTATGCTTCGGTTGAGAGCAGGTCACTGGCGGTGATAGCATCCACCCTTGACTCTCTCTTGGATCTTTTATCCGGCTTTATTTTGTGGTTTACTGCTTCTGCTATGAGAAAACCAAACCAATATCGATATCCTATTGGCAAGAAGAGGATGCAACCTGTG GGAATCGTTGTTTTTGCATCGGTGATGGCTACTCTTGGATTACAAATATTGTTTGAATCCGGTCGGGAAATCATTATAAAGGTATGTAATTTTCAATTGATTTGCATTAGTTGCATGGTCCTAAACCACCATTTTAAGTACTATGCCAAAGAattgagatttatttatttttttaaaatgttgaagTTGAACGAAAACGATTAG
- the LOC117908362 gene encoding glyceraldehyde-3-phosphate dehydrogenase GAPCP1, chloroplastic-like has product MALYSLFRSAPSAAAAAATVVDSSRPSDRCKVSCIGFNSNADSLKVQTTIFGTPCIGNSSSLQKCCVRSLQPIKATATELPPTVQK; this is encoded by the exons ATGGCTCTCTATTCTCTCTTCAGATCCGCGCCttccgccgccgccgccgccgctaCTGTGGTGGATTCTTCTCGTCCTTCTGATCGATGCAAG GTGTCTTGCATTGGTTTCAATAGCAATGCGGACTCACTGAAGGTTCAGACCACCATATTTGGTACTCCTTGTATTGGAAATTCATCTTCCTTACA GAAATGCTGTGTCAGGAGTCTCCAGCCCATCAAAGCCACAGCCACAGAATTGCCTCCTACAGTTCAAAAGTAA